The Oxyura jamaicensis isolate SHBP4307 breed ruddy duck chromosome 24, BPBGC_Ojam_1.0, whole genome shotgun sequence genome contains a region encoding:
- the BACE1 gene encoding beta-secretase 1, whose protein sequence is MAPAWPCLLLCLGAAALRAGPAPPRIRLPLRGGAAPPPGPRARRAPEEEAERRGSFVEMIDNLRGKSGQGYYVEMTVGSPPQKLNILVDTGSSNFAVGAAPHPFLRRYYQRQLSSTYRDLRKGVYVPYTQGKWEGELGTDLVTIPHGPNVTVRANIAAITESDKFFINGSNWEGILGLAYAEIARPDDSLEPFFDSLVKQTQVPNIFSLQLCGAGFSLNETEALASVGGSMIIGGIDRSLYVGDIWYTPIRKEWYYEVIIVRLEVNGQDLNMDCKEYNYDKSIVDSGTTNLRLPKKVFEAAVKSIKTASSTEKFPDGFWLGEQLVCWQVGTTPWHIFPVLSLYLMGEATNQSFRITILPQQYLRPVEDVATSQDDCYKFAISQSSTGTVMGAVIMEGFYVVFDRARKRIGFAVSACHVHDEFRTAAVEGPYLHSNMEDCGYNIPQTDESTLMTIAYVMAAICALFMLPLCLMVFQWRCFHCLRRDHDDFADDISLLK, encoded by the exons ATGGCTCCCGcctggccctgcctgctgctctgcctcggCGCCGCGGCCCTGCgagccggcccggccccgccgcgcaTCCGCCTGCCGCTGAGGGGaggcgcggccccgccgccgggcccccGGGCTCGCCGGGCTCCGGAGGAGGAGGCCGAGCGGAGGGGGAGCTTCGTGGAGATGATCGATAACCTGCGCGGCAAGTCCGGCCAGGGCTACTACGTGGAGATGACGGTGGGCAGCCCCCCGCAGAAG ctgaacATCCTGGTGGACACCGGGAGCAGTAACTTCGCCGTGGGAGCTGCGCCTCACCCCTTTCTCCGGAGATACTACCAGCGGCAGCT GTCCAGCACCTACCGCGACCTGCGGAAGGGCGTGTACGTGCCCTACACGCAGGGCAAGTGGGAAGGGGAGCTGGGCACTGACCTCGTCACCATCCCCCACGGCCCCAACGTCACCGTCAGAGCCAACATTGCTGCCATCACCGAGTCGGACAAATTCTTCATCAACGGCTCCAACTGGGAAGGGATCCTGGGGCTGGCCTACGCTGAGATCGCCCGG CCCGACGACAGCCTGGAGCCCTTCTTTGACTCCTTGGTGAAGCAGACCCAGGTGCCCAACATCTTCTCCCTCCAGCTTTGCGGGGCGGGCTTCTCGCTCAACGAGACAGAGGCCCTGGCGTCAGTGGGAGGCAGCATG ATCATCGGTGGCATCGACCGCTCGCTGTACGTGGGTGACATCTGGTACACGCCCATCCGCAAGGAGTGGTACTACGAGGTCATCATCGTCAGGCTGGAGGTCAACGGGCAGGACCTGAACATGGATTGCAAAGAG TATAACTACGACAAGAGTATCGTGGACAGCGGGACCACCAACCTCCGGCTACCGAAGAAGGTGTTTGAGGCTGCGGTGAAATCCATCAAAACAGCTTCCTCG ACAGAGAAGTTCCCAGACGGCTTctggctgggggagcagctggTTTGCTGGCAGGTCGGCACCACCCCCTGGCACATCTTCCCTGTCCTGTCCCTCTACCTGATGGGGGAGGCCACCAACCAGTCCTTCCGCATCACCATCCTGCCCCAG CAATACCTGCGTCCAGTGGAGGATGTGGCCACCTCTCAGGATGACTGCTACAAGTTCGCCATCTCTCAGTCCTCCACCGGCACTGTCATGGGCGCTGTCATCATGGAGGGCTTCTACGTGGTCTTTGACCGCGCCCGCAAGCGCATCGGCTTTGCTGTCAGCGCCTGCCACG TGCACGACGAGTTCCGGACGGCCGCAGTGGAGGGGCCCTACCTGCACTCCAACATGGAGGACTGTGGCTACAACATCCCGCAGACGGACGAGTCCACCTTGATGACCATCGCGTACGTCATGGCAGCCATCTGCGCCCTGTTCATGTTGCCCCTCTGCCTCATGGTGTTTCAGTGGcgctgcttccactgcctgcgGCGGGACCACGACGACTTTGCCGACGACATATCCTTGCTGAAGTGA